A part of Miscanthus floridulus cultivar M001 chromosome 6, ASM1932011v1, whole genome shotgun sequence genomic DNA contains:
- the LOC136458421 gene encoding uncharacterized protein, translating into MAAIPAAISGCCSSSRLSQPAGLLPSTSRRRFKVTAMAPKKKVNRYDENWSKQWFGAGIFTEGSEEVSVDVFKKLERRKVLSTVEKAGLLSKAEELGVTLSSLEQSGLLSKAEDLGLLSLVETAAGTSPSVLASISLPLLVAAVVAVVVVPDDSVALVAVQAVVAAVLTAGAAGLFVGSVVLAGLQESD; encoded by the exons ATGGCTGCAATACCTGCAGCGATCTCGGGCTGCTGCTCTTCGTCTCGCCTGTCCCAGCCTGCTGGCCTCCTGCCCTCCACAAGCAGAAGGCGTTTCAAGGTCACGGCCATGGCGCCCAAGAAGAAG GTGAACCGCTACGACGAGAACTGGTCGAAGCAGTGGTTCGGAGCGGGCATCTTCACGGAGGGCAGCGAGGAGGTGTCCGTGGACGTGTTCAAGAAGCTGGAGCGGCGCAAGGTGCTGAGCACCGTGGAGAAGGCCGGCCTGCTGTCCAAGGCCGAGGAGCTCGGCGTGACGCTCTCCTCGCTGGAGCAGTCGGGCCTGCTCTCCAAGGCTGAGGACCTGGGCCTGCTCAGCCTCGTCGAGACCGCGGCGGGGACGTCCCCCTCCGTCCTCGCCTCCATCTCCCTGCCGCTCCTCGTGGCCGCCGTCGTCGCGGTGGTCGTCGTGCCCGACGACTCCGTCGCGCTCGTCGCCGTACAGGCCGTCGTCGCGGCGGTGCTCACGGCCGGAGCCGCCGGGCTGTTCGTCGGCTCCGTCGTGCTTGCTGGCCTGCAGGAGTCGGATTGA